A single region of the Streptomyces sp. ITFR-16 genome encodes:
- a CDS encoding class I SAM-dependent methyltransferase produces MASKKNLVANRESLAHKVRYAASRPDRIAPYLKRAARDRWLAFRHPGHVNYYRAVMASDTRRNPEAAVGSRTHERWLALGQMQFDYLVEHGLAPGARMLDIGCGNLRAGWRFIDYLEAGHYYGIDISPDILIAAKRTLTAQGLQDKVPHLTITKDLTLDFLPDAYFDVVHAHSVFSHSPLEIIDECLAHVGRILAPGGHFDFTFDRTTGAEHQVLREDFYYRTETLVDLAARHGLRARFMEDWEKLGHGQSKIRVGAG; encoded by the coding sequence ATGGCCTCCAAGAAGAACCTCGTCGCCAACCGTGAGTCCCTCGCTCACAAGGTCCGTTACGCCGCGAGCCGCCCGGACCGCATAGCCCCGTATCTCAAGCGGGCCGCCCGGGACCGGTGGCTGGCCTTCAGGCACCCCGGCCATGTGAACTACTACCGGGCCGTCATGGCCTCCGACACCCGCCGCAACCCCGAGGCGGCCGTGGGGAGTCGGACCCATGAGCGCTGGCTCGCCCTGGGGCAGATGCAGTTCGACTACCTCGTGGAGCACGGGCTCGCACCCGGGGCGCGCATGCTCGACATCGGCTGCGGCAACCTCCGCGCGGGCTGGCGCTTCATCGACTACCTGGAGGCCGGGCACTACTACGGCATCGACATCTCGCCGGACATCCTGATCGCGGCCAAGCGGACGCTGACCGCGCAGGGGCTCCAGGACAAGGTCCCGCACCTGACCATCACCAAGGACCTGACGCTCGACTTCCTGCCCGACGCGTACTTCGATGTCGTCCACGCCCACAGCGTGTTCTCGCACTCACCGCTGGAGATCATCGACGAGTGCCTCGCCCATGTCGGGCGGATCCTCGCGCCCGGCGGGCACTTCGACTTCACCTTCGACCGCACCACCGGCGCCGAACACCAGGTCCTGCGCGAGGACTTCTACTACCGGACCGAGACCCTCGTCGACCTCGCCGCCCGGCACGGACTGCGGGCGCGCTTCATGGAGGACTGGGAGAAGCTCGGCCACGGGCAGTCCAAGATCCGCGTCGGCGCCGGCTGA
- a CDS encoding PadR family transcriptional regulator — protein sequence MSERAMQEPTLLLLTALADEPRHGYAIAREVEKISGGRVRMRTGTLYGALERLLSEGLIEVHAEEVVDSRLRRTYALTATGRQSLAAEAQRIAATAREATRRLGIAGKPATA from the coding sequence ATGAGCGAACGCGCGATGCAGGAACCGACCCTCCTCCTTCTGACGGCCCTGGCGGACGAGCCCCGCCACGGTTACGCCATCGCGCGCGAGGTCGAGAAGATCTCCGGCGGCCGGGTCAGGATGCGCACCGGCACGCTGTACGGAGCGCTGGAACGGCTGCTGTCCGAGGGGCTGATCGAGGTGCACGCGGAGGAGGTCGTGGACAGCCGGCTGCGGCGCACGTACGCGCTCACCGCGACCGGCCGGCAGAGCCTGGCCGCCGAGGCGCAGCGCATCGCCGCGACCGCCCGGGAGGCCACGCGCCGGCTGGGCATCGCGGGGAAGCCGGCCACCGCGTGA
- a CDS encoding MFS transporter: MHSLPSRSPSSPSPAGPVPLWRDPDFRRLWWGQTVSQFGAQATQVILPLVAVVSLQAGAGQLGALRAVEQAPVLLFSLVAGAWVDRRRARPVMVLTDAGRALTLAGVAVAYGLGVLALPGLFVAALLVGVCGVYFDVAYQASLVRLVHRDLLAQGNSALEGSRSAAQIGGPALGGALVSLVSAPAAALTGAACFALSAGSLHRIRRREPVPVPVGGAAGTGRRILEGLRFVAHSPSLRAVGLASALFQFSLAALMTVYLLYLPRALHLSGAEVGLALAATGPGAVVGSLLSARLPQRFGYGVVLVSAAVLADGVMLCVPALPASGPAVLPALIGVNFVFGTFGQLVNVTVMAVRQALTPVRIQGRVVATINFAGMGLTPLGSLLGGHLAGLWGLRTSLFVTAVALALSPLFMACSPLARLGKRLPAGDGPTSREGGRPAGQGGDRSAYAGE, encoded by the coding sequence GTGCACTCCCTTCCTTCCCGTTCTCCCTCTTCTCCGTCTCCCGCCGGTCCGGTCCCGCTGTGGCGCGACCCGGACTTCCGCCGGCTGTGGTGGGGCCAGACCGTGTCCCAGTTCGGGGCGCAGGCCACCCAGGTGATCCTGCCGCTCGTCGCCGTGGTGTCCCTCCAGGCCGGTGCCGGGCAGCTCGGTGCTCTGCGCGCGGTGGAGCAGGCGCCGGTCCTGCTGTTCTCGCTCGTCGCCGGCGCATGGGTCGACCGGCGGCGCGCCCGCCCCGTGATGGTGCTGACCGACGCCGGCCGCGCCCTGACCCTGGCGGGGGTCGCGGTGGCGTACGGGCTCGGCGTTCTGGCGCTGCCCGGTCTGTTCGTCGCCGCCCTGCTCGTCGGCGTATGCGGCGTGTACTTCGACGTGGCCTACCAGGCGTCACTGGTACGGCTGGTCCACCGCGACCTGCTGGCGCAGGGCAACAGCGCGCTGGAGGGCAGCAGATCGGCCGCGCAGATCGGCGGCCCCGCGCTCGGCGGCGCGCTGGTGTCGCTGGTCTCCGCGCCGGCCGCCGCCCTCACCGGCGCGGCCTGCTTCGCCCTGTCGGCCGGGTCCCTCCACCGGATCCGCCGCCGCGAACCGGTCCCCGTGCCCGTCGGCGGCGCGGCCGGGACGGGACGGCGGATCCTGGAGGGTCTCCGGTTCGTGGCGCACAGCCCCTCGCTGCGGGCGGTGGGCCTGGCGTCGGCCCTCTTCCAGTTCTCCTTGGCCGCCCTGATGACCGTCTATCTGCTCTATCTCCCGCGCGCACTGCATCTGTCGGGCGCGGAGGTCGGCCTGGCGCTCGCGGCGACGGGACCGGGAGCGGTCGTGGGATCGCTGCTGTCGGCGAGGCTGCCGCAGCGGTTCGGCTACGGGGTGGTGCTGGTGTCCGCCGCGGTCCTGGCCGACGGCGTGATGCTCTGCGTACCGGCCCTGCCCGCCTCCGGACCGGCCGTGCTCCCCGCGCTCATCGGCGTCAACTTCGTCTTCGGTACGTTCGGTCAGCTGGTCAATGTCACGGTCATGGCGGTACGGCAGGCGCTCACACCGGTACGGATCCAGGGCCGGGTCGTGGCGACGATCAACTTCGCCGGGATGGGTCTGACGCCGCTCGGCTCGCTGCTCGGCGGCCATCTGGCGGGCCTGTGGGGCCTGCGTACGAGCCTGTTCGTCACGGCCGTTGCCCTGGCGCTGTCCCCGCTGTTCATGGCGTGCTCGCCGCTGGCCCGGCTGGGGAAGCGGCTTCCCGCCGGAGACGGTCCCACCAGCCGGGAGGGCGGCCGTCCCGCCGGCCAGGGCGGGGACCGGTCGGCATATGCCGGTGAGTGA
- a CDS encoding GNAT family N-acetyltransferase: MTGMTLTLSVRDLTHDDLPSCGWSGSALHVAHVADELERARRGEVDYLAVCLPSGAPVAIGGVDYRVKEGAGTLWQLAVHPALQSCGIGTFLIEAAEQRIAARGLRRAELGVEEDNPRARALYERLGYVAFGRSPDAWDELAPDGTLRRRETMCTDMAKDLAGDAVRNGAGARD; encoded by the coding sequence ATGACCGGCATGACGCTCACACTCTCGGTGCGCGACCTGACCCACGACGACCTGCCGTCCTGCGGCTGGTCGGGATCGGCCCTCCATGTGGCGCACGTGGCGGACGAGTTGGAGCGTGCCCGGCGCGGCGAGGTGGACTACCTCGCGGTCTGCCTGCCCTCCGGCGCCCCCGTCGCGATCGGCGGCGTCGACTACCGGGTCAAGGAGGGCGCGGGCACGCTGTGGCAGCTCGCGGTCCATCCGGCGCTCCAGTCCTGCGGCATCGGCACCTTCCTGATCGAGGCCGCCGAACAGCGCATCGCCGCGCGCGGCCTGCGCCGGGCCGAACTGGGCGTGGAGGAGGACAACCCCCGGGCGCGCGCACTCTACGAGCGCCTGGGCTATGTCGCGTTCGGCCGGAGCCCCGACGCCTGGGACGAGCTCGCCCCGGACGGCACCCTGCGCCGGCGCGAGACGATGTGCACGGACATGGCGAAGGACCTCGCCGGGGACGCGGTCCGGAACGGGGCCGGGGCGAGAGACTGA
- a CDS encoding 2OG-Fe(II) oxygenase family protein, producing MTTQHDTPAVPTAEAELDRERLMGRAAGTATAARDITVVDLTDFESRRADITDALWQAATETGFFQLSGHGITAAETDAAFAAAEDYFALPQETKRGQALKKGLNAGWEYRSQVRPSTGTPDEKESFQLTRPHMAGLWPDEGEAAGFRDTLLGFEARCHALAMRVLSCFAERLGLERDFFAERHDPGSPAHQSTLRLLHYYAVPEEARGQADGAWRAGAHTDFDCLTLLFQRDGQDGLQVCPGREAGTRAWTPVPARSDLITCNIGDMLMRWSGDRLLSNFHRVAPPAPGGDHGPRYSIAYFAQADRDAVISAPDGRYAPITAEEYLRQRIAANFAG from the coding sequence TTGACCACCCAGCACGACACACCGGCCGTCCCGACCGCGGAGGCGGAACTCGACCGGGAGCGGCTCATGGGCCGGGCCGCGGGCACGGCGACGGCCGCGCGGGACATCACGGTCGTCGACCTGACCGACTTCGAGAGCCGGCGCGCCGACATCACCGACGCGCTGTGGCAGGCCGCCACGGAGACCGGCTTCTTCCAGCTGTCCGGCCACGGCATCACCGCGGCCGAGACCGATGCCGCGTTCGCCGCCGCCGAGGACTACTTCGCGCTGCCGCAGGAGACCAAGCGCGGGCAGGCGCTGAAGAAGGGCCTCAACGCCGGCTGGGAGTACCGCAGTCAGGTGCGCCCCTCCACCGGTACGCCCGACGAGAAGGAGTCCTTCCAGCTCACCCGTCCGCACATGGCGGGCCTCTGGCCGGACGAGGGGGAGGCGGCCGGATTCCGCGACACGCTCCTGGGCTTCGAGGCCCGCTGCCACGCCCTCGCGATGCGGGTCCTGTCCTGCTTCGCCGAACGCCTCGGCCTGGAAAGGGACTTCTTCGCCGAGCGGCACGACCCCGGCAGCCCCGCCCACCAGAGCACGCTGCGGCTGCTGCACTACTACGCCGTCCCCGAGGAGGCCCGTGGGCAGGCCGACGGTGCCTGGCGGGCCGGCGCGCACACCGACTTCGACTGCCTGACCCTGCTCTTCCAGCGGGACGGGCAGGACGGCCTCCAGGTCTGCCCCGGCCGCGAGGCCGGCACCCGGGCCTGGACCCCGGTGCCGGCCCGTTCCGACCTGATCACCTGCAACATCGGGGACATGCTGATGCGGTGGAGCGGCGACCGGCTGCTCTCCAACTTCCACCGCGTCGCACCGCCCGCGCCCGGCGGCGACCACGGGCCACGCTACTCGATCGCCTACTTCGCCCAGGCCGACCGGGACGCCGTGATCAGCGCGCCGGACGGGCGGTACGCGCCGATCACCGCCGAGGAGTACCTCCGGCAGCGCATCGCCGCCAACTTCGCCGGCTGA
- a CDS encoding amidohydrolase family protein yields MDDGRTVFTVGSVAVDGDRIVDVGPAHEVEARWRPRRTVDCRGRAVVPGFTDAHTHLFQSLARGIGDGEPIWPWLNHFMWPYAIHLDAEDAGIAVRLGAVEAARAGITTVVDHHYAPSDPETVLAVADAIEEVGLRGAVARGMLGDRTGIAEARGLPDALYRYGTAEELDLTRQCMAARGPDARVRVWPGPLNLSYADRDLVRGAIALAAEYGTRWHTHCSEGAKDPRSHLDAHGERPVTWLAREGLLDGSATLAHAVWLDEEETAAVGAAGAGVAHNPCSNAYLASGTMPWRALREAGAVVALGTDGPAAGGRQDMFEVMKQTLFAQRLATLDPAGVRCEDVLEAATRDGARYAGVPDAGVVRTGAPADLAVVDLTGVAVQPVHRAVSALVYSARAGDVVMTLAGGRVVYEDGHCPGIDEEALSAHARERAHRLVERAGFGTLTTPWRPTARRLERTP; encoded by the coding sequence GTGGACGACGGGCGCACCGTGTTCACCGTCGGCTCGGTGGCCGTCGACGGCGACCGGATCGTCGACGTCGGCCCGGCCCACGAGGTCGAGGCCCGCTGGCGGCCGCGCCGTACCGTCGACTGCCGGGGCCGGGCCGTCGTTCCCGGCTTCACCGACGCACACACCCACCTCTTCCAGTCCCTCGCCCGAGGCATCGGTGACGGCGAACCGATCTGGCCCTGGCTCAACCACTTCATGTGGCCCTACGCCATCCACCTCGACGCCGAGGACGCCGGGATCGCCGTCCGGCTGGGCGCGGTCGAGGCCGCCCGCGCCGGGATCACCACCGTCGTCGACCACCACTACGCGCCCAGCGACCCCGAGACCGTGCTCGCCGTCGCCGACGCCATCGAGGAGGTGGGGCTGCGCGGGGCGGTCGCCCGGGGCATGCTCGGCGACCGCACCGGCATCGCGGAGGCGCGCGGCCTGCCGGACGCGCTCTACCGGTACGGAACGGCCGAGGAACTCGACCTGACCCGGCAGTGCATGGCGGCCCGGGGCCCCGACGCCCGCGTCCGGGTGTGGCCGGGCCCGCTCAACCTCTCGTACGCCGACCGGGACCTGGTGCGCGGCGCGATCGCCCTCGCCGCGGAGTACGGGACCCGGTGGCACACCCACTGCAGCGAGGGCGCCAAGGATCCCCGGAGCCATCTGGACGCCCACGGCGAGCGCCCGGTGACCTGGCTGGCCCGCGAGGGCCTTCTCGACGGGAGTGCGACCCTCGCCCACGCCGTGTGGCTGGACGAGGAGGAGACGGCGGCGGTCGGGGCGGCCGGGGCCGGCGTCGCCCACAACCCCTGCTCCAACGCCTATCTGGCCTCCGGCACGATGCCCTGGCGGGCGCTGCGCGAGGCCGGCGCGGTGGTGGCGCTCGGCACGGACGGGCCCGCCGCAGGCGGCCGGCAGGACATGTTCGAGGTGATGAAGCAGACGCTGTTCGCGCAGCGCCTGGCCACCCTCGATCCGGCCGGGGTGCGCTGCGAGGACGTCCTGGAGGCGGCCACCCGCGACGGCGCGCGGTACGCGGGGGTCCCGGACGCCGGAGTCGTCCGCACCGGTGCCCCGGCCGACCTGGCGGTCGTGGACCTCACCGGCGTGGCCGTGCAGCCCGTGCACCGGGCCGTGTCGGCGCTGGTGTACTCCGCCCGCGCGGGCGACGTGGTGATGACGCTGGCCGGCGGCCGGGTCGTATACGAGGACGGCCACTGCCCCGGCATCGACGAGGAAGCGCTGAGCGCACACGCCCGTGAACGGGCGCACCGCCTGGTGGAGCGCGCCGGTTTCGGCACGCTGACCACCCCCTGGCGGCCCACCGCACGACGACTGGAGAGGACGCCATGA